In Thermus aquaticus, the sequence ACCAGACTGGTGCCGTGGGCCTTGTGCTGGGAAAGCTTGAGGAGCCCCACCATGAGGGGGATCATCACCGTGCCCCCACCCAGGCCCACCAGCCCACCGAAAAGCCCGCCCAGGAACCCCACGAGAAGGCTCATGGGCCTATGCTACCGGGTTGGGTGGCTCCAAGCCCTTCAGGACCGCGAGGAGGTTTTCCACCGCCATCATGGCCATGCGCTCCCGGGTGCGCCTTCCCGCGGAGCCCAGGTGGGGGGTGATGACGGCGTTTTTGCGGGCCAAGAGGGGGTGGCCCAGGGGCAGGGGCTCAGGGTCGGTCACGTCCAGCCCAGCCCCGAAGAGGTGGCCGTCTAAAGCCTCCACCAGGGCCTTGGTGTCCACCAGGCCTCCCCGGGCGGTGTTGAGGAGGATGGCCCCCGGCTTCATGGCGAAGAGCCTTTCCCGGTTCAGGAAGCGGTGGGTTTCGGGGGTTAGGGGGGCGTGGAGGGAGACGATGTCGGCCTGGGCGAGGAGCTCTTCCAGGGAGAGGAAGGGGTAGGGGAGGGGCTTGGGTGTGCGGCTCGTGTAGACCACCCGCATCCCAAAGGCCTGGGCCCTCTTGGCCACCGCCTGGCCGATCCTTCCCATGCCCACGATGCCCAGGGTAAGGCCCTCGAGGTCCAGGCCCAGGAGGAGCTCGGGGTGCCAGGCCCGCCACTGCCCTCCCCGGGCGTAGTCCACCCCCTCCACCACCCTTCTGGCCACGGCGAGGAGGAGGGCCAGGGTGAGGTCGGCGGTGGCCTCGGTGAGGACCCCAGGGGTGTGGGTGACCCGGATGCCCCGCCTCCTGGCCGCCTCCAGGTCCACGTGGTCCACGCCCACGCTGTAGCAGGCGATAACCTTTAGGCTTGGCCCGGCCCGCTCCATGACCTCCTCGTCTATCCGGTCCTCCACCGTGGGGATGAGGCCCACCACTCCCTCCACCTTTTTGAGGAGTTCCTCCCGGGGGAGGAGGAGGCCCTGGTGGACCTCCACCTCGAGGCCCTCCTCCCTAAGCCGCTCCAATGCGGGGCCTAGCAGGGTACGGGTGACGAAGACCCTCACGGAAGCACCTCCAGCTCAGGGAAGGCGGTGTGATAGGGCAAGGGGTCAAAGGTGGCCAAGCGGAAGCCGTGGTAGAAAGCGTGGGCCCCAATGAGAAAGTCAGCCAAGATGCGCCGGGGTAGGCCTCCTTCCCGCCTTTTGCGGGCGTAAAGGCCAAACCGTTCCCCAGCCAGGCGCCAGACCTCCAGAGGCATTTCCAGGTGGAGCCGCACGCCTAGGCTCTGCAAAGCGGCCAGTATTAGGTTAGTGTCTAGGCTGAACATCCTTCCCGGAGGCGGCGCACATGGCCCAAGGCGTCGTGCCCTGTGGCCTCTCCCAGGGCTCGGGCTTCCTCGGGATAGGCCTCCAGGAGGTTCTTCACCAGCTCCCGCACCGCCGGGTGCACGGGCTTGAGGCGGATTTCTCCTTCCACCACCTCCACGCGAAGCCGCTCTCCGGGACGCAGGCCCAGGGCCTGGCGCACCTCGGCGGGCAGGGTGATCTGGAAATCGGGGCCTAGGGTAACTTCAGGCATGCCCTTAGCTTAGCAAAGCCCCCTCATGCCCCCGCGAAGGAAAGCTCGGCCACGGCCACCGTGGGGCTCCCGTAGGCGGCGTCCATCAGGACCCAGTCCAGGTCGCTCCCCACGCCCTCCACCGCCTGCAAAAGCTCCAGGAGGTTGCCGGCCACGGCGAAGTTCTCCACGGCGTGCCGGACCTCCCCCTCCTCCACCCAAAGCCCCAGGGCCTGGAGGGAGAAGTCCAGGCTCACGGGGTTGGCCCCGGCGTGGAGGCCCATGAACTCGGTGATGACGACCCCGTCCGTCAGCTTCAGGTCCCCCCCAGGGGCCAGGTAGAGGTTGCTGGGGCCCACGCCCAAGGGTCCCCGGTAGCCCCTTCGGGCGTGGCCGGTGTTCTCCTGGCCCAGGGCCCTGGCGGTCTCGGAGTTGTGGAGGAAGGTCTTGAAGACCCCCTTTTCCACCACCACCGTGGGCCTGGCCGGGGTGCCCTCGGCGTCAAAGGGGCGGGAGAGGAGGCCCTTTTCCAGGGTGGGGTCGTCTATGAGGGTGACGAGCTCGCTGGCGATCCTCTCCCCAAGCCTCCCCAGGAGGCGGCTTTTGCCCTCCATGGCCATCTTGCCGGAGAAGGCCTGGGCCAGGATCATGAGGAGGCTCGCCATGGCCTTGGGCTCCAGGTAGGCCCGGTAGCGGCCCGTCCGGAGGGGCCTCGCCCCGAGGAGCCTCGCGGTCTTCTCCCGGAGCTCCAGGGCGGTGCGGCCCGGGTCCAGGGCGTGGAACTCCTTGCCAAACTGGGCGTCCCAGCCCTGCTTGAGGCTTGCCCCCTCTCCCATGACGAAGCTCCCCATGAGCCCGGCGAGTCCGGTGCGGTAAGCCCCCTGGGCCCCCTGGGTGCTCTCCAGGGCGAGGCGCACCTCCCGCTCCATGTACCCGCCCATGAGGACCGCCTTGACCCTGGGGTCTTCCCGGAGGGCCTTTTCCAGGCTCAGGGCCGCCTGCCTTTTGGCCTCCAGGGGGGCGGAAAGCCCCTCGCCCAGGAGGTCGTGGCTCCCCAGGGGCCTCCCCGGGGGGATGCGCCCTTCCTTGGCGGAGAGGAGGGCGTTTTCCCGGGCCTCCTCCAGGGCCCAGTCCAGGGCCTCCTGGGAGAGCTCCTCGGTGTAGGCGTAGCCCACCCGGCCCCCGGCCACCACCCTTAGGCCCACCCCGCCCTGGCGGGCCTCCTTCAGCTCCTCCAGCCTTCCCCCCTGGGCCCTTATGGAAAGCTCCCGGTTTTCCACGAAGAGGAGCTCGGCCTCGAGGCCCATCTCCTTTGCCCGCCGCAGCACGTAGCCCTTGGCCTCTTCCAGCGTCATGCCCGACCTCCCACCACGATCTCGGAGACCAGCACATGGGGCTGGCCCACCTCCACGGGCACCGCCCCGGAGAGGCTCCCGCACATGCCCGGGGCGTTTTCCCAGTCGTCGGCCACGGCCACCACCCTCATGAGGGTCTCGGGGCCCTTGCCCACCAGCATGGCCCCCCGCACGGGCTCCTCTATGCGCCCCTTGCGGATGATGTAGCCCTCCTGGACGGCGAAGTTGTACTCCCCCGAGCCCGGCTTCACCTGCCCGCCCCCCATCTCCTTGGCGTAGAGGCCGAACTCTATCCCCTCAAAGAGCTCCTCGGGCTTCTTGTCCCCGGGGGCGATGAAGGTGTTGCGCATCCTGGAGGTGGGGGCGAAGGTGTAGTCCTGCCGCCGGCCCGAGCCCGTCATGGGGTAGCCGGTCTGGAGGTGGCCCAGGCGGTCCACCATGTAGGCCTTCAGGACACCTCCTTCTATGAGGACCGTGCGCTCCGTGGGGCGCCCCTCGTCGTCCACCTCCGTGGAGCCCCAGGCGTGGGGGAGGGTGCCGTCGTCTATGTAGGTGACGGCGGGGCTGGCGATCCTCTCGCCCAGCTTGTCGGAGAGGACGCTGGCCTTCTTGGCCACGCTGGTGGTCTCCAAGAGGTGGCCCACGGCCTCGTGGAAGAGAACCCCGCCGAAGCCGGGCCCCACCACCACGGGGAAGGTGCCGGCGGGGGCGGGCTTGGCGCGGAGGTTGGTCAGGGCCTGGCGGGCGGCTTTCTCCCCCACGGCCTTGGGGGGGTAGAGGTCAAAGAGCTCCAGGCCCACGCTCTTGCCGGGCCCGGCGTAGCCCGTCTGCACCTCGGCGCCGTCCTGGGCCACCGCCAGGACGAAGAGCCTGGTCCTGACCCGCCTCTCCTCGGCCAGGACCCCTTCGGTGTTGGCGATCAGGACCTCCTGTTCCCACTCCAGGAGGCTCGCTTCCACCTGGCGGATCTCGGGGGCGATCCTGGCGCCGCTTTCCGCCTCCAGAAGCCTCTCCAGGCGGTAGCGCTTGTCCTTTTCCCCGTAGGGCACCTTGGGGGTGTGGAGGCCTTTGGGGGCCCGTTTGCGGAAGTCCAGGCCCCCCATGCCCCGCTCGTCCACCTTGCCCAGGGTGCCCTTGGCCTTTAGCAGGGTTTCCAGGGCCTCGAGGAGCCCCTCCTTGGTGAGGTCATTGGTGTAGGCGTAGACCACCTCGGTGCCGAAGAAGAGCCGGATGCCGGCCCCGTAGTCCAGGCCGCTTAGGGCATCCTCCAGCCGGCCGGAGCGCACCACCATCTGCCTTTTCCGGGAGCGCTCGGCGTAGACCTCGGCGAAGTCGGCCCCGCCCGCAAGGGCCCGCTTCAGCACCGCTTCCAATAGCTCGGCCTGCAGCATGCCCCGAGTCTACCCGGGGCTGACCCGCCGGTCAACCGCCAGGCTTAGGACCGCCATCTCCAGGGCCAGCCAGGGGTCCTTGCCCCCCTTGGCCCGGCGCTCGGCCTCTATGAGGGTGGTGAGGGCTTGGCGGAGGGCCTCCTCGCTTAACCTCCTCGCCTCCTCCAGGGCCTTCTTGGCGGCGTAGGGGTGGGCGCCCAGCCGGGCCAGGTCCGCCTCCTTGGGCCTTGGATTCTCCTGGAGGAGAAAATAGGCCTTGGAGAGGAGGCCGAACTGCCAGGCGAAGGCCCCGAGGAGCTTTAGGGGCTCCTCGCCCTCCTCCTTGAGGCGCTTCAGGCGGGCCAGGGCTTCCTTGGGGTTCTTCTCTAGGACCGCCCGCACCAGGTCAAACCCCGTGATGGGGGGCTTCAGGGCCACCACCATCGCCACCTTCTCCAGGGTGAGGGGGGGCGGGAGGAGGGCGAGCTTCTCCAGTTCCCGCTCTAGGGCCTCCAGGTCGGCCTCGAGGGCCGCCAGGTACTGGGCCACGCCGGAGGGGAGCCTGAGGCCCAGGCGCCTGGCCCGGTTCTCAAGGTGCCTCACGAGGTCCTTCCCCTGGGGGGTGGGTAAGTCCCGCCGCTCCCGGCTACGGTAGAAGGCGGCCCGGGAGGGGCTTGGCCTGGGGTCTAGGAGGAGGACGGGGACGCCTTCGGGAACGCCCTCCAGGATAGGCTTCAGGGCCTTCCACTCCCCCTCGGAAACCTCCCTCAGGTCCAGCATGGCCCCCCCGCCCCCGAAAAGCCCCGGGGCCAGGGCCTCGGCCAGGGCCTCGGGGGTGGGGTCGGTGAAGCGGGTAAGGCCTAGGAGCCTGGCCTCTTCCAGAAGGGCCTCCCGGGCCAGGAAGGGGTCTCCGGTGAAGGCGATCACCATAGGGGTCCCCGCGCGGCGGGGGCTTTAGAGGGCGTTCAGCCCCGTGATCTCCCGGCCCAGGACCAGGGTGTGGATGTCGTGGGTGCCCTCGTAGGTGTAGACGGTCTCCAGGTTCAGCATGTGGCGGATGGCGTGGTACTCCAGGGTGATGCCGCTTCCCCCCAGGATGTCCCGGGCCAGGCGGGCGGCCTCCAGGGCCTTCTTCACGTTCTGCCTTTTGGCCAGGGAGACTTGGGCGGGCTTTAGCTTCCCCTCGTCCTTGAGCCGGGCGAGGCGCCAGGCGAGGAGGAGGCCCTCCGTGTGCCAGGCCAGCATCTCCGCCAGCTTGGCCTGGACCAGCTGCTTCTTGGCGATGGGCTCGCCGAAGGTATAGCGGCTCCCCGCGAAGGCCACCGCCTCGGCGTAGACGGCCTCCAGAGCCCCCATAGCCCCCCAGGCGATGCCGAAGCGGGCCTGGGTGAGGCAGGAGAGGGGGGCCTTGAGGCCCTCCGCCTTGGGCAGGCGCAGGGACTCCGGCACCCGCACCTCGTCCAGGATGAGCTCGCTGGTCACCGAGGCCCGGAGGCTCATCTTGTGCTTCACCTCCCGGGCCTGGAAGCCCTTGCTGTCGGTGGGGACGATGAAGCCCAGGACCCTACCCGCCTCGTCCTTGGCCCAGATGATGGCGATGTGGGCCAGGTTGCCGTTGGTGATCCACATCTTGGTGCCCGTGAGGACCCAGGTGTCCCCCTCGAGGCGGGCCTTGGTCTTCATGTTGCCGTGGGGGTCCGAGCCGCCGTCGGGCTCGGTGAGGCCGAAGCACCCCACCATCTCCCCCCGGGCGAGCCTGGGGAGGAACTCCCGCTTTTGCGCCTCGCTCCCGAAGGCGTAGATGGGGTACATGACCAAGGAGCTCTGGACGCTGGCGAAGCTCCTGAGCCCCGAGTCCACCCGCTCCAGCTCGTAGGCCATGAGGCCGTAGGCGGCGCTAGAGACCCCCGCCCCCCCGTACTCCGGGGGCAGGGTGGGGCCCAGGAAGCCCATCTCCCCAAATCTGGGGATCAGGTGGGTGGGGAAGACCCCTTCCTCCCACCAGTCCCGGATGTGGGGCAGGGCTTCCTTTTCCAGGAAGCGGCGGGCGGCCTTTTGGATTTCCTTCTCCTCGGGGGTGAGGAGGTCCTCCAAGGCGTAGAAGTCCAGCATAGGGCCAGTCTACCCCAACTCCTTCACCCAGACCTCGTGAATCACGGGGCGGCCCAGGTAGGGGGCCCAGAAGGGGCTGGCCCGCTTGGCGTAGAGGCGGAAGCCCAGGCTTCGGTAAAGCCGCCTGGCCGCCTGGTTGGCCCGGGTGGTGGAGAGCTGGACCCCTCTAACCCCCCGGGCCTGCAGGCAGTCCAGGAAGGCGGCGAGGAGGGCCTTGCCCACGCCCTGGCCCTGGGCTTTGGGGTCCACGGCGATGTGGAGGTGGGCGGGGTAGCGCCCCTTTGGGGCCTTGGGCCCGGGGAAGAGGAGGAGGCGGAGGAGATAGCGGAGGTGGGGGAGGATGGGCCCGTAGCGGCCCATAAAGAGGCGGATAAGGATGAGGGGAAGCCTTAGGGCCAGGTCCAAGGCCAGGGAAAGCGTCCCGCAGGCCCCCAGGATGTAGCCCACCACCTCCCCCTCCGCCTCGGCCACCAGGGCGCAGCATCCCCGGCGCAGGTAGGGGGCCACGAAGAGCTCCCCCCAGAGGGCCTGGCTGGGGAAGGCGAAGCTTCCTTCCCGGCCCAGGAGAAGGGTCTGGTGGGCAATGCGGGCGATGGCCCCAAGGTCCCCCTCCCCCGCCGGGCGCACCCGCACCATGGGAACAGTCTAAGCCCCTTACGGTAGAATGCGCCCCGTGCGCCTGGCCCCCTGGCAGTGGCTGGTCTTGCTCCTCCTCCTCTACCTGGTGGGGGCGGAGGCCTTGCGCCTTTGGCTGGACCTCCTCTGGGCCGAGCGCCTGGCCTTCCTCCTGGCCGCTCTGGGGCTTTGGGCCTTCATCAACGGCCGCTTCGTCTTCGCCTACTACCACGCCCTCCTGGCCTCGGCCCGGGTGCGGCGCCTGCCCCTTTTTTCCCCTAAGCCCAAGGAGCACCTCCTGGTCCTGGCCCCCCACCCCGACGACGAGGTCCTGGCGGCGGCCGGCCTCATGCGCCGGGTCTTTGGCGAGGGCGGGCGGGTCAGCGTGGTCTACCTGACCTCGGGGGACGCCTTTGACCTGGCGGCGGGAAGCCCCATGCCCTCCAAGGAGGCCATGCGCCGCCTGGCCTTAAGGCGCATGGTGGAGGCCTGGCGGGGCCTCGAGGCCCTGGGCCTTCCCCGGGAGAGCGCCATCTTTCTGGGCTTTCCCGACCGGGGGCTGTTTCAGCTCTTCACCACCCACTACTACCTGCCCTACGAGAGCCCCTACACGGGCCTGAAGGCGGCCATCTATCCCGGGGTGTACCGCCCGGGCCTCCCCTACACGGGAAAGGCTCTGGAGGCTACCCTGGTGGAGCTTCTAAAGGAGCTAAAGCCCACCCGGGTCCTCCTCCCAAGCCCCCTGGACGCCCACCGGGACCACCAGGCCACGGCCTACCTGGGCATGCAGGCGGCGGCCTCTTTGGGCCTGGAGGGGCGGCTTTGGTACTACATCGTCCACGGGGGGTACCAGTACCCCCTGCCCAAGGGCCTCCACAAGGGGCTTCCCCTTTACCCTCCGCCCCGGGGCCGGGGGCTTCCCTGGGAGCGCTTCCCCCTCACTCCGGAGGAGGTGGACCTAAAGGAAAAGGCCATCCGGGCCCACAGGAGCCAGATGCGCCTCCTCTCCCGCTTCCTCCTCGCCTTCGTGCGTCAGAACGAGCTCTTTAGCCCCCTGCCCGTCCCCGCCAAAGAGGCCCTAGCCCCGGAGGAGGAGGGGTGGGCCCTCCTCGAGGGGCGGGAGGTCCTCTAGGCTCTCCAGGCCGAAGACCTCCAGGAAGCGCTCCGTGGTGCCGTAGAGCTTGGGCCTGCCCGGGGCCTCCTTTTCCCCCACCACCCGCACCAGGCCCCGCTCCACGAGGCCCTCCAGGACCCCCTCCACGCTCTTGCCCCGCATGGCCTCCAGCTCGGCGCGGGCGATGGGCTGGTGGTAGGCGATGAGGGCCAGGACCTCGAGGGCAGCCTTGGAGAGGCGGGGAGGCGTGGGCTTCAGAACCCTTTCCACCGCCTCCAGGGCCCCCTCGTGCACCACGAGCCGCCACCCGCCCGCCACCCGCTCTAGGGCGATGCCCATCTCCCCTCCGGAAAGCTCCTTCTCCAGGGCCGAAAGGGCCCGAAGCAGGGCCTCCTCCGGGTGGCCCAGGGGCGAGAGCTCCTTCAGGGCCACGGGTCTCCCGGCGGCGAAGAGGACGGCCAGGAGCTCGGCCTTCAGGCTAGCCATGGAGGTAAGGGAGAAGGGCCTCCTTGGGGATGGCCCCTTCCCGGAGGATCTCCCCCGTGCGCAGGTCCACCACGCTGGAGGCTAGCCCCGTGGCCTCGCCGGGGAAGACGAAGTCCACGGGGAAGGCCCGGGCTTCGGCCTCGGTCCTCACCGGGGGCTCGCCGCTCCTATTGAGGCTGGTGGCGGCGGCGTGCCCGCCCACCCGCCTGAGAAGCTCCCGCAGGGCCTCGTGGGCCGGCATCCTCAGGCCCACGGAGCCGTCCCGGCTGATCCAGGGGGGGATGCCCCTGCCCGGGACCACGATGGTGAGGGCCCCCGGCCAGAAGGCCTCGGCCAGGCGCAGGAACCGCTCCTCCAAGGGGCCCAGGTCCGAAAGCCTTAGGGCGTCCTCCAGGCCTGCCACCAGGACCTGGAGGGGCTTCTTCTCCTCCCTGCCCTTCAGGGCGTAGATCCTGCGGCAGGCGGCCTCGTCCTCCATCCGGGCCAGGACGCCCCAGACGGTGTCGGTGGGAAAGGCCACCAGGCCGCCCTTTTTCAGAACCTCCGCCGCCTGGGCCAGCTCCTTCTGGTATACTTCCGTCATGCCGGTCTACCAGTATAAGGCCCGCGACCGCCAGGGCCGCCTGGTGGAGGCCACCATTGAGGCCGAGGACCTGCGCACCGCAGCCCGGCTTTTAAGGGACCGGGGCCTCTTTGTGGCCGAGATCAAGGAGCCGGGGCGGGGCCTTCAGGCCGAGGGGCGCCTGCCCGCTCTGGAGCGGGGGCCGGGGCTTAAGGACCTGGCCATCTTCTCCCGCCAGCTGGCCACCATGATCGGGGCCGGCCTCACCCTCCTCCAGTCCCTGGCCATCTTGGAAAAGCAGACCGAGAACAAGAAGTTCCGGGAGATCATCAAGGAGGTGCGCACCGACATAGAGGGCGGTATGGCCTTCTCCGACGCCCTGGCCAAGCACAAGCTCTTCTCCCGGCTTTACGTGAACCTGGTGCGGGCGGGGGAGACCTCGGGCGGTCTGGACGTGATCCTGGACCGCCTGGCCGCCTTCCTGGAGAAGGAGCTTGAGCTCAGGGGCAAGATCCGTAGCGCCATGACCTATCCGGTCATCGTCTTCGTCTTCGCCGTGGGCGTGGCCTACTTTCTCCTCACGGGGATCGTGCCCCAGTTCGCCCAGATCCTCACCGACCTGGGCTCGGAGCTCCCCCTCCTCACCCGCTTCCTCATCGCCGTTTCCGAGTTCCTCCGGGCCGCCACCCTGCCCCTTCTCCTCCTCTTC encodes:
- a CDS encoding PIG-L deacetylase family protein; this encodes MRPVRLAPWQWLVLLLLLYLVGAEALRLWLDLLWAERLAFLLAALGLWAFINGRFVFAYYHALLASARVRRLPLFSPKPKEHLLVLAPHPDDEVLAAAGLMRRVFGEGGRVSVVYLTSGDAFDLAAGSPMPSKEAMRRLALRRMVEAWRGLEALGLPRESAIFLGFPDRGLFQLFTTHYYLPYESPYTGLKAAIYPGVYRPGLPYTGKALEATLVELLKELKPTRVLLPSPLDAHRDHQATAYLGMQAAASLGLEGRLWYYIVHGGYQYPLPKGLHKGLPLYPPPRGRGLPWERFPLTPEEVDLKEKAIRAHRSQMRLLSRFLLAFVRQNELFSPLPVPAKEALAPEEEGWALLEGREVL
- a CDS encoding acyl-CoA dehydrogenase family protein; this translates as MLDFYALEDLLTPEEKEIQKAARRFLEKEALPHIRDWWEEGVFPTHLIPRFGEMGFLGPTLPPEYGGAGVSSAAYGLMAYELERVDSGLRSFASVQSSLVMYPIYAFGSEAQKREFLPRLARGEMVGCFGLTEPDGGSDPHGNMKTKARLEGDTWVLTGTKMWITNGNLAHIAIIWAKDEAGRVLGFIVPTDSKGFQAREVKHKMSLRASVTSELILDEVRVPESLRLPKAEGLKAPLSCLTQARFGIAWGAMGALEAVYAEAVAFAGSRYTFGEPIAKKQLVQAKLAEMLAWHTEGLLLAWRLARLKDEGKLKPAQVSLAKRQNVKKALEAARLARDILGGSGITLEYHAIRHMLNLETVYTYEGTHDIHTLVLGREITGLNAL
- the holA gene encoding DNA polymerase III subunit delta, which gives rise to MVIAFTGDPFLAREALLEEARLLGLTRFTDPTPEALAEALAPGLFGGGGAMLDLREVSEGEWKALKPILEGVPEGVPVLLLDPRPSPSRAAFYRSRERRDLPTPQGKDLVRHLENRARRLGLRLPSGVAQYLAALEADLEALERELEKLALLPPPLTLEKVAMVVALKPPITGFDLVRAVLEKNPKEALARLKRLKEEGEEPLKLLGAFAWQFGLLSKAYFLLQENPRPKEADLARLGAHPYAAKKALEEARRLSEEALRQALTTLIEAERRAKGGKDPWLALEMAVLSLAVDRRVSPG
- a CDS encoding type II toxin-antitoxin system VapC family toxin, which codes for MFSLDTNLILAALQSLGVRLHLEMPLEVWRLAGERFGLYARKRREGGLPRRILADFLIGAHAFYHGFRLATFDPLPYHTAFPELEVLP
- a CDS encoding L-threonylcarbamoyladenylate synthase; its protein translation is MTEVYQKELAQAAEVLKKGGLVAFPTDTVWGVLARMEDEAACRRIYALKGREEKKPLQVLVAGLEDALRLSDLGPLEERFLRLAEAFWPGALTIVVPGRGIPPWISRDGSVGLRMPAHEALRELLRRVGGHAAATSLNRSGEPPVRTEAEARAFPVDFVFPGEATGLASSVVDLRTGEILREGAIPKEALLPYLHG
- a CDS encoding GNAT family N-acetyltransferase, which gives rise to MVRVRPAGEGDLGAIARIAHQTLLLGREGSFAFPSQALWGELFVAPYLRRGCCALVAEAEGEVVGYILGACGTLSLALDLALRLPLILIRLFMGRYGPILPHLRYLLRLLLFPGPKAPKGRYPAHLHIAVDPKAQGQGVGKALLAAFLDCLQARGVRGVQLSTTRANQAARRLYRSLGFRLYAKRASPFWAPYLGRPVIHEVWVKELG
- a CDS encoding type II secretion system F family protein, whose product is MPVYQYKARDRQGRLVEATIEAEDLRTAARLLRDRGLFVAEIKEPGRGLQAEGRLPALERGPGLKDLAIFSRQLATMIGAGLTLLQSLAILEKQTENKKFREIIKEVRTDIEGGMAFSDALAKHKLFSRLYVNLVRAGETSGGLDVILDRLAAFLEKELELRGKIRSAMTYPVIVFVFAVGVAYFLLTGIVPQFAQILTDLGSELPLLTRFLIAVSEFLRAATLPLLLLFVALFFAYRWYYGTPQGRKVIDRIKLRIPVFGNLNRKTAIARFSRTLALLLASGVNILEALDITKGTAGNSVVEEIINTAKNKVQQGEPLNLTLAQHPFVFPPMVSSMVAIGEETGALDTLLSKIADFYEREVDEAVASLTAAIEPLMIIFLGVIVGMIVAGMFLPLFKIIGTLSTQ
- a CDS encoding AbrB/MazE/SpoVT family DNA-binding domain-containing protein; its protein translation is MPEVTLGPDFQITLPAEVRQALGLRPGERLRVEVVEGEIRLKPVHPAVRELVKNLLEAYPEEARALGEATGHDALGHVRRLREGCSA
- a CDS encoding TldD/PmbA family protein; amino-acid sequence: MTLEEAKGYVLRRAKEMGLEAELLFVENRELSIRAQGGRLEELKEARQGGVGLRVVAGGRVGYAYTEELSQEALDWALEEARENALLSAKEGRIPPGRPLGSHDLLGEGLSAPLEAKRQAALSLEKALREDPRVKAVLMGGYMEREVRLALESTQGAQGAYRTGLAGLMGSFVMGEGASLKQGWDAQFGKEFHALDPGRTALELREKTARLLGARPLRTGRYRAYLEPKAMASLLMILAQAFSGKMAMEGKSRLLGRLGERIASELVTLIDDPTLEKGLLSRPFDAEGTPARPTVVVEKGVFKTFLHNSETARALGQENTGHARRGYRGPLGVGPSNLYLAPGGDLKLTDGVVITEFMGLHAGANPVSLDFSLQALGLWVEEGEVRHAVENFAVAGNLLELLQAVEGVGSDLDWVLMDAAYGSPTVAVAELSFAGA
- a CDS encoding 2-hydroxyacid dehydrogenase; translation: MRVFVTRTLLGPALERLREEGLEVEVHQGLLLPREELLKKVEGVVGLIPTVEDRIDEEVMERAGPSLKVIACYSVGVDHVDLEAARRRGIRVTHTPGVLTEATADLTLALLLAVARRVVEGVDYARGGQWRAWHPELLLGLDLEGLTLGIVGMGRIGQAVAKRAQAFGMRVVYTSRTPKPLPYPFLSLEELLAQADIVSLHAPLTPETHRFLNRERLFAMKPGAILLNTARGGLVDTKALVEALDGHLFGAGLDVTDPEPLPLGHPLLARKNAVITPHLGSAGRRTRERMAMMAVENLLAVLKGLEPPNPVA
- a CDS encoding TldD/PmbA family protein, which produces MLQAELLEAVLKRALAGGADFAEVYAERSRKRQMVVRSGRLEDALSGLDYGAGIRLFFGTEVVYAYTNDLTKEGLLEALETLLKAKGTLGKVDERGMGGLDFRKRAPKGLHTPKVPYGEKDKRYRLERLLEAESGARIAPEIRQVEASLLEWEQEVLIANTEGVLAEERRVRTRLFVLAVAQDGAEVQTGYAGPGKSVGLELFDLYPPKAVGEKAARQALTNLRAKPAPAGTFPVVVGPGFGGVLFHEAVGHLLETTSVAKKASVLSDKLGERIASPAVTYIDDGTLPHAWGSTEVDDEGRPTERTVLIEGGVLKAYMVDRLGHLQTGYPMTGSGRRQDYTFAPTSRMRNTFIAPGDKKPEELFEGIEFGLYAKEMGGGQVKPGSGEYNFAVQEGYIIRKGRIEEPVRGAMLVGKGPETLMRVVAVADDWENAPGMCGSLSGAVPVEVGQPHVLVSEIVVGGRA
- the scpB gene encoding SMC-Scp complex subunit ScpB, whose product is MASLKAELLAVLFAAGRPVALKELSPLGHPEEALLRALSALEKELSGGEMGIALERVAGGWRLVVHEGALEAVERVLKPTPPRLSKAALEVLALIAYHQPIARAELEAMRGKSVEGVLEGLVERGLVRVVGEKEAPGRPKLYGTTERFLEVFGLESLEDLPPLEEGPPLLLRG